In Gossypium arboreum isolate Shixiya-1 chromosome 5, ASM2569848v2, whole genome shotgun sequence, a single genomic region encodes these proteins:
- the LOC108450544 gene encoding cytochrome P450 81Q32-like → MFMQILLFVALYSITVHLYHKFQNHPPTHFPSLPLIGHFYLLLKKPLHRSLAKISAKHGRVLLLHFGSRPVVVISSALAAEECFTKNDIIFANRPLLLYGKHLGYNYTSLIWDSYGDNWRNLRRISSIQLLSGHCLQLLYATRLDEVRLLLRKLFKDHDRTVDLKSKLFELMLNLMMRMISGKRYYGDDVAVVEEGTRFREIMRESFLLAGATNMGDFLPMMKWFEKTEKRMINLFKRREAFTQELIDECRHNMKIGKKSSLSTDEKKNMIEVMLSLQEQEPENYKDETIRSLMMVLLLAGTDTSSGTIEWAMSFLLNHPQVLNKARIEIDTVVGQNRLIEESDLPNLPYLHCIINETFRIKPTGPLLVPHESSKECLVGGYRIPRGTMLLVNAWAIQNDPNNWEEPNVFKPERFEGLDPSNFAFRLMPFGNGRRRCPGEGLAMRMVGLTLGSLIQCFEWERKGEEMVDMSEGPGLTMPKAQPLQAKCRPRQPFVPLLSQI, encoded by the exons ATGTTTATGCAAATCCTCCTCTTTGTAGCTCTTTATTCCATAACTGTCCACTTATACCACAAGTTCCAAAACCATCCTCCCACCCATTTTCCCTCTTTACCATTAATTGGCCACTTCTATTTACTTCTCAAGAAGCCTCTCCATCGTTCCCTCGCCAAGATCTCTGCCAAGCATGGCCGTGTCCTTCTCCTCCATTTTGGGTCACGCCCCGTTGTGGTTATCTCATCGGCATTGGCTGCTGAGGAATGCTTTACCAAAAACGACATCATCTTTGCCAACCGCCCTTTACTTTTATACGGAAAGCATCTAGGTTATAATTACACTAGCCTTATCTGGGATTCCTACGGTGATAACTGGCGAAACTTGAGGCGTATATCGTCGATTCAACTTCTTTCGGGGCACTGTCTCCAATTGCTTTACGCCACACGCCTCGATGAAGTCCGTTTGCTCTTACGGAAGCTGTTCAAGGATCATGATCGAACGGTGGACTTGAAATCCAAACTTTTCGAGCTGATGCTGAACTTGATGATGCGGATGATATCCGGGAAAAGATATTACGGTGACGATGTGGCTGTCGTCGAGGAAGGCACCCGGTTTCGTGAAATAATGAGGGAATCCTTTCTTTTGGCCGGCGCAACGAACATGGGTGATTTCCTGCCGATGATGAAGTGGTTCGAGAAAACTGAGAAAAGGATGATCAACTTGTTCAAAAGAAGAGAGGCATTTACACAAGAATTGATTGATGAATGTCGACATAATATGAAAATTGGTAAGAAAAGTAGTTTATCCACAGACGAAAAAAAGAACATGATTGAAGTCATGTTGTCTTTGCAAGAACAAGAGCCTGAAAATTACAAGGATGAAACTATTAGAAGTCTCATGATG GTTTTACTTTTGGCTGGAACTGATACGTCATCAGGGACAATAGAGTGGGCAATGTCTTTCCTTTTGAACCATCCCCAAGTCTTGAACAAAGCCCGAATTGAAATTGATACAGTGGTCGGACAAAATCGGTTGATCGAAGAATCAGATTTGCCCAATCTTCCTTATCTTCATTGTATAATTAACGAGACTTTTCGAATCAAGCCCACCGGTCCATTGTTAGTACCTCACGAGTCATCAAAAGAATGTTTAGTGGGAGGGTACCGTATACCGCGTGGAACCATGTTGTTGGTGAATGCATGGGCTATACAAAACGATCCCAACAATTGGGAGGAGCCTAATGTGTTCAAGCCAGAGAGATTCGAGGGTTTAGATCCGTCGAACTTCGCGTTCAGGTTAATGCCATTCGGGAACGGGAGGCGGCGGTGTCCCGGAGAAGGGTTAGCCATGCGGATGGTTGGATTAACTTTGGGGTCACTGATTCAATGCTTTGAGTGGGAGAGAAAAGGTGAAGAGATGGTGGATATGAGCGAAGGGCCAGGGCTTACCATGCCCAAGGCTCAACCTTTACAGGCTAAGTGTCGACCACGCCAACCATTTGTTCCCTTGCTTTCCCAAATATAA